In Cytophagia bacterium CHB2, the DNA window CAAACAACAATAAATGACTCTCTTGCGCAACCGCCTGAAAAAATTTCTTCCCGCGAGAGTCCGAAAAGCGCATTATTCAGGTCGGATATGCCCGACGAAAGTTCCAATCCGGCAAGAATGAATTGGCTGTGGTTGTGGTTTGGATTTTACATCTTGAGTGGGCTTATTTTCGGCGGCCTGAGCGGCTATGTTGCGGTCAGCAAGGGGTTGCCGCCGCACCTGTATTTCTTTATCGGTTTTTTCCTAAGCGTTGCGGGCTATCTTTACGTTTTAACCCGGGCCAGCAGCGTCGCCCAGAATGTGCCCGCTGGATTGACAAAAGTGCCGGAAACCTACGCTCCGGCGCCGTGCGAAAAATGCGGTTATGCCAATCACCCTGCGGCCAAAACGTGCGCCGGTTGCGGGACGCGCCTGCATCCCGCGCTTGCATCCGACATGGATCGTCTCGGTTAATTTTTAAAGCTGTTTATGAAGATCAATTTCAGAAAGGCCTCAAGCGCAGATGAAGATTGCGTGCTGACATTCATGCGCGCGTATTATGAACTTGACCATTTGACTTTGGATGAAGAACGCGCTCGCTCAGCATTGAAAAAAATATTACACGATGCTTCCGTGGGCCAGATTTGGCTCATTCAAGATAAAACCGAAACTGTGGGTTATATGGTATTGACGTTGGGATTCAGCCTGGAATATCATGGTCGCGACGCCTTTCTCGATGAGATTTACATCAAAGAGAGCCATCGCGGCAAGGGCATCGGCCAGCAGGCGCTGGCATTTATTGAAGAGCAATGCCGGTTGCTGGGCGTGCACGCCTTGCATCTTGAAGTCGACCGCACGAATGCCCATGCGCAAAAATCCTACCGCAAATTCGGTTTCGTCGATCATGATCGTTACCTCATGACGAAACAGATTGCCGGCAGGGATTCGAAGTGAGTGTGTTTTGAATATCAACTTTGCAACAAGATTCACATGATGCGGTGATGTCGAACAATTTTCTGCTGGCGCTGAATGCCGCAAACAAAAATAAAATCGAATTTGGAATTTCATCTTGCATCGCCGCTGAAAAAGGTTTATTTTCCGCCTGCTTTGATTGAACTTTTGTTCAAATAA includes these proteins:
- a CDS encoding zinc ribbon domain-containing protein, which gives rise to MPDESSNPARMNWLWLWFGFYILSGLIFGGLSGYVAVSKGLPPHLYFFIGFFLSVAGYLYVLTRASSVAQNVPAGLTKVPETYAPAPCEKCGYANHPAAKTCAGCGTRLHPALASDMDRLG
- a CDS encoding GNAT family N-acetyltransferase, with the protein product MKINFRKASSADEDCVLTFMRAYYELDHLTLDEERARSALKKILHDASVGQIWLIQDKTETVGYMVLTLGFSLEYHGRDAFLDEIYIKESHRGKGIGQQALAFIEEQCRLLGVHALHLEVDRTNAHAQKSYRKFGFVDHDRYLMTKQIAGRDSK